Proteins from a single region of Amycolatopsis sp. CA-230715:
- the mtrB gene encoding MtrAB system histidine kinase MtrB, translated as MKPKVAAFTRMVVRVSGRVAAFGRRRMVAFGELWRHSLQFRVTVSTLALSSAVVFVLGLVLQTQITERLLDTKSAAAVLQTQAVVQTAERELVGLSNQDSLGDRLSTALKRITSSAPEAQAATGSAAGAFEPVLASGGTDPAAGTPLSVGPLAKVPERLRQFVELNQLSKQIHTVVSADGSRTTYLMVGAPVSTTARPLQLYLLFPLTSEQATVSTVQNTLLVGGLVLLVLLAGITNLVTRQVVRPVRRAAEVAEQFAVGDLDRRLPVAGEDDLAKLALSYNEMAASIQIQIRQLEEFGTLQRRFTSDVSHELRTPLTTVRMAADVLHASREQFPPGLARSTELLVDELDRFEALLGDLLEISRLDAGVEELAAELIDVSPIARRAVEQVRVIAGSSNTTIEVDLPDAPAVAEVDARRVERIIRNLLANAVDHSEGKPVRLQVAVNADTVAVTVRDYGVGLRQGEADLVFNRFWRADPSRNRRTGGTGLGLAISHEDARLHGGALEAWGAPGHGACFRLTLPRHQDVPIGKSPLPLPPVDAPPGSTQPVLAKVVEEQPGRPAITANVPSTGIAGIIDVSDLASIAFKEER; from the coding sequence ATGAAACCGAAGGTCGCCGCCTTCACGCGCATGGTGGTGCGGGTGTCGGGCAGGGTCGCGGCGTTCGGCCGCCGCCGCATGGTCGCCTTCGGCGAGCTGTGGCGCCATTCGCTCCAGTTCCGCGTCACCGTGTCCACGCTCGCGCTGTCCTCCGCGGTCGTGTTCGTACTGGGGCTCGTGCTGCAGACCCAGATCACCGAGCGCCTGCTCGACACCAAGTCGGCCGCCGCGGTGCTGCAGACCCAGGCCGTGGTGCAGACCGCCGAGCGCGAGCTCGTCGGCCTGAGCAACCAGGACTCGCTCGGTGACCGGCTGAGCACCGCGCTCAAACGGATCACCAGCAGCGCGCCGGAGGCGCAGGCCGCGACGGGTTCGGCGGCGGGCGCCTTCGAGCCGGTGCTCGCCAGCGGCGGCACGGACCCGGCGGCGGGCACACCGCTGTCCGTCGGCCCCCTGGCCAAGGTGCCGGAGCGGCTGCGCCAGTTCGTCGAGCTGAACCAGCTGAGCAAGCAGATCCACACCGTGGTGTCCGCGGACGGCTCGCGCACCACCTACCTGATGGTCGGCGCGCCGGTGAGCACCACGGCCAGGCCGCTGCAGCTCTACCTGCTCTTCCCGCTCACCTCCGAGCAGGCGACCGTCTCGACGGTGCAGAACACGCTGCTCGTCGGCGGGCTCGTGCTGCTCGTCCTGCTGGCCGGGATCACGAACCTGGTCACCCGCCAGGTGGTGCGCCCGGTCCGGCGCGCGGCCGAGGTCGCGGAGCAGTTCGCCGTCGGTGACCTCGATCGGCGGCTCCCCGTCGCGGGCGAGGACGATCTCGCGAAGCTCGCCTTGTCCTACAACGAAATGGCGGCCAGCATCCAGATCCAGATCCGCCAGCTCGAGGAGTTCGGCACGTTGCAGCGCCGGTTCACCTCGGACGTTTCCCACGAGCTGCGGACGCCGCTGACCACGGTGCGCATGGCCGCCGACGTACTGCACGCTTCGCGCGAGCAGTTCCCGCCCGGTCTCGCGCGCTCGACGGAACTACTCGTCGACGAGCTGGACCGGTTCGAGGCCTTGCTCGGCGACCTGCTGGAGATTTCCCGGCTCGACGCGGGCGTCGAGGAGCTGGCGGCCGAGCTGATCGACGTCTCGCCCATCGCGCGGCGCGCCGTCGAACAGGTCAGGGTCATCGCGGGCTCGTCGAACACCACGATCGAAGTGGACCTCCCGGACGCGCCCGCGGTCGCCGAGGTCGACGCGCGGCGGGTCGAGCGGATCATCCGCAACCTGCTCGCCAACGCCGTCGACCACAGCGAGGGCAAGCCGGTGCGGCTGCAGGTCGCGGTCAACGCGGACACCGTCGCGGTGACCGTCCGCGACTACGGCGTCGGATTGCGCCAGGGCGAAGCCGACCTGGTGTTCAACCGGTTCTGGCGCGCGGACCCGTCGCGGAACCGGCGCACCGGCGGCACCGGGCTCGGTCTCGCGATCAGCCACGAGGACGCCCGCCTGCACGGAGGCGCGCTCGAAGCCTGGGGCGCGCCGGGCCACGGCGCGTGCTTCCGGCTGACGCTGCCGCGCCACCAGGACGTGCCGATCGGGAAGAGCCCGCTGCCGCTGCCGCCGGTCGACGCGCCGCCGGGCAGCACCCAGCCCGTGCTCGCCAAGGTGGTCGAGGAGCAGCCAGGGCGGCCCGCGATCACCGCCAACGTCCCGAGCACCGGGATCGCGGGCATCATCGACGTGTCGGACCTCGCCTCGATCGCGTTCAAAGAGGAGCGATGA